One window of the Pararge aegeria chromosome 22, ilParAegt1.1, whole genome shotgun sequence genome contains the following:
- the LOC120633942 gene encoding transient receptor potential channel pyrexia-like: protein MDNFGYREMGWPAPLKTPTATSNRSRISRSYSSRSKEPEEYPLKGIFKHDRNLDLLEAAQEPGHAKEYLFVGPSPPAENAPNMYQSFDILAPDPDARLTEDIIRKSLCERALTLGAGRFFDDVECGLITADNIEEHICSAPEVVVNLTLLWAAFLTRDELLPPILEAGADIHYSEPIGLTVLHIAAYSNATRSVGYLLSIGADVDYAPKYFAPLHCAAFGNSLEVAEVLIANGASLHAVVQRAGCEDNLVHCAVRNDALECMELFIEKGVDPAYITSGGLNALHLAAEIGAQRCLAFLLKETKLSVNGGTKQRDKECTALHLAASRGYTECVEILLAEGAKANTKNYRGFTALHLAARCSNLECVELLLRDGNADPNAEDHDKRTPLHAAICNSDRACDIIDMLVSWGGHVNKKDEYGYSSLHLAAMDGLTQCVETLIFLGADVTSKSKKGHTALSVIVRKTPKSLAILRHNLDNGISVSRSTEANEEVQIEFDFGKLVKYSYPREITYLNSLIDEGQKDILQHPLCSAFLFMKWRKIRKFYLARLIFCFLFVSFLSIYVLTAVVKTCKGKNSKKYGVLNELCQKQSILGDILEENPIEFERWVLIAITAFEIMRKLTGITGYSSMYQYFTTFENLMEWFVLLSVFSLYNIQKEYGWQNHVGGYAVLGAWTNLMLMMGQLPMFGDYVAMYQKVLSEFLKLLLAYICLLLGFAICFCVLFPNEEMFSNPLMGFISTLAMMVGELNLNILINDPMLEDPPLIWELSSQTIFIFFVMFVTIILMNLLVGIAVHDIQGLRKTAGLSKLVRQTKLILFVEMGMFSALLPKCLHKYVYRTALVSPDVGKVILSVKPLNPNEKRLPTDIMMAAYELAQINKLKSGKSIKELIHKNRYSSKFKNGESNDQNVNIELRGMQEKIDQTTFNLKKIDQEMRHLNTLLMEQSNMLQALVKSIDRSYPQSQYNNSMAQFYPESPIFFSSNVSDVTSIAK, encoded by the coding sequence ATGGACAACTTCGGTTACCGCGAGATGGGGTGGCCGGCACCTCTGAAAACTCCTACAGCTACTTCGAACAGGTCACGCATATCGCGAAGCTATAGTTCGCGGTCTAAAGAACCTGAAGAATATCCCTTAAAAGGCATATTCAAACATGACCGGAACTTGGATTTACTCGAAGCTGCTCAAGAGCCCGGCCATGCCAAGGAATACCTCTTCGTCGGGCCTTCGCCACCAGCTGAAAACGCCCCGAATATGTACCAAAGCTTCGACATTCTTGCGCCTGATCCTGACGCAAGGTTGACAGAAGATATAATAAGGAAATCTCTATGTGAAAGAGCTTTAACATTGGGAGCTGGAAGATTTTTTGACGACGTTGAATGCGGCTTGATCACAGCCGATAACATCGAAGAGCACATCTGTTCAGCCCCAGAGGTGGTTGTTAATTTGACTTTGTTATGGGCAGCGTTTCTTACAAGAGATGAACTGTTGCCACCTATATTAGAAGCTGGTGCAGATATTCATTATTCAGAACCTATCGGATTGACTGTGTTACATATTGCAGCTTATAGCAATGCAACAAGATCTGTGGGCTATCTACTATCCATAGGTGCAGATGTTGATTATGCACCCAAATATTTTGCTCCGTTACATTGTGCTGCTTTTGGAAATTCCTTAGAAGTGGCAGAGGTTTTGATTGCAAACGGCGCATCATTGCATGCGGTAGTGCAAAGGGCTGGATGTGAAGACAACCTCGTCCATTGCGCTGTGAGAAATGATGCACTGGAATGTATGGAGTTGTTTATTGAGAAAGGTGTTGACCCAGCGTATATTACATCAGGAGGTCTTAACGCATTAcatttagcggcagaaataggaGCACAAAGATGTCTCGCGTTTCTGCTAAAAGAAACAAAGCTAAGTGTAAATGGTGGAACAAAGCAAAGAGATAAGGAGTGCACAGCGTTGCATCTAGCTGCCTCAAGAGGTTACACGGAATGTGTTGAAATTTTGTTGGCGGAGGGAGCCAAGGCTAATACGAAAAACTATAGAGGGTTTACTGCACTACATCTTGCCGCAAGATGTTCAAATTTAGAGTGTGTTGAGCTGTTATTACGAGATGGAAACGCTGATCCTAATGCCGAAGATCATGATAAAAGAACACCTTTACACGCTGCTATTTGCAATTCTGATAGAGCCTGTGATATAATTGACATGCTTGTAAGTTGGGGAGGGCATGTAAATAAAAAGGATGAATACGGCTACTCGTCGTTACATCTGGCTGCTATGGACGGGCTTACGCAATGTGTGGAAACTTTGATATTTTTAGGAGCTGATGTAACCTCGAAATCTAAGAAAGGTCATACAGCACTGAGTGTTATTGTACGCAAAACACCAAAATCACTTGCTATTTTGAGACATAATTTAGATAATGGAATATCGGTTAGCAGATCAACGGAGGCCAACGAAGAAGTTCAAATCGAATTTGATTTCGGGAAACTGGTAAAATATTCTTATCCCCGTGAAATTACATATTTGAACAGTTTGATCGATGAAGGTCAGAAAGATATTTTGCAGCACCCATTATGCtctgcttttttatttatgaagtgGCGTAAGATACGAAAGTTTTACTTGGCGAgactaatattttgttttttgtttgtttctttccTTTCAATATACGTACTGACTGCTGTTGTGAAAACGTGTAAAGGGAAAAACTCCAAGAAGTACGGTGTATTGAACGAACTTTGTCAAAAGCAATCTATACTTGGTGATATATTGGAGGAAAATCCTATAGAATTTGAGAGGTGGGTATTGATTGCTATAACAGCATTTGAAATAATGAGGAAACTGACAGGCATAACTGGATATTCGAGTATGTATCAATACTTTACcacttttgaaaatttaatggaGTGGTTCGTCCTACTGTCGGTATTTTCACTATATAATATTCAGAAAGAGTATGGTTGGCAGAATCACGTTGGGGGTTATGCAGTTTTAGGTGCATGGACCAATTTAATGTTGATGATGGGACAGCTTCCTATGTTTGGTGATTACGTGGCTATGTACCAAAAAGTGTTGAGCGAGTTTCTGAAGCTACTTCTAGCTTACATTTGTCTTCTATTGGGTTTTGCTATATGTTTCTGTGTGCTATTTCCAAACGAAGAGATGTTCTCTAATCCTTTAATGGGTTTCATCAGTACCTTAGCTATGATGGTTGGAGAATTGaaccttaatattttaataaatgatccGATGCTCGAAGATCCTCCATTAATTTGGGAACTCTCATCccaaactatattcatattttttgttatgtttgttACTATAATATTGATGAATTTACTAGTTGGTATAGCGGTCCACGATATTCAAGGGTTGCGAAAGACTGCTGGACTATCGAAGCTTGTTCGACAAACGAAACTAATTCTCTTCGTAGAAATGGGTATGTTTAGCGCACTTCTGCCAAAGTGTCTGCACAAATATGTATACAGAACCGCTTTAGTATCACCAGATGTAGGCAAAGTTATATTGAGTGTAAAACCACTGAATCCGAATGAGAAACGATTACCGACGGATATAATGATGGCTGCATATGAACTggctcaaataaataaattgaaatcagGAAAATCTATTAAAGAATTGATACATAAAAATCGATATTCTTCAAAGTTCAAGAACGGGGAATCTAATgatcaaaatgtaaatatagAATTAAGAGGAATGCAGGAGAAGATAGATCAGACGACATTCAATTTGAAGAAGATAGACCAAGAGATGAGGCACCTGAACACGTTGTTGATGGAACAGAGTAATATGTTGCAGGCCCTAGTAAAATCAATAGACAGATCGTATCCACAGAGCCAGTATAATAACAGTATGGCACAATTTTATCCTGAATCTCCCATTTTCTTTTCTAGCAATGTATCCGACGTTACTTCTATAGCtaaataa